A region of the Arachis hypogaea cultivar Tifrunner chromosome 15, arahy.Tifrunner.gnm2.J5K5, whole genome shotgun sequence genome:
CTAATGACTTATATAAATGTGGCTCATTCAATAAGCACATAATTGTTGAGCTCGTTTTAGACATACCCTATAATTTTGGTgtaatatttaattattgaattttataatattttttaaaattgtgaaagTATGACAATACGCTTTTTCTGTATTGATAAtacgttttttttttgtattgtaaAATTTATAATACAAAGAGAGTGTATTGTCAAGATAAAAAAAGCGCGTATTATCCTATTCCTacaattttaaaaaggaaaaatatagggagtcaatgaaatatttgtacaatgtgtacaatggagatttagggattagagatataaccattagtgttatcttttccCATCAGCGATATCAGAGCTCTAGATTCAAAAGATCAAGAGTTCGATTcttggtgaactccaaaatcaGCTTAAACTTTTAtgataagtaatttttttaaaaaaataccataaaatctAATAAGAGGAAGTATGGGTGGGATAAGTAGTTTCATGACATAGTATCAGAGTTCGATCCTTAGTTTATATTGGGCCAAATAAAAAGCtaattgtacacattgtacaaatattctattacCTCCCTATCAGGACTCATCTAATAATTGAAtattacaccaaaatttttttagtatacaaaaaaattaacccCACTCTCACTCTCAGTCTCATCTCAACCTCAGTCTTTCCACCGTccctctttttattttctctttatatAAGGTGCTCAAAACTCCTCGATTCTCAGTTTCAaaccacaaaaatataaaatagagtcAATATGAAGAGACATCTTCTGACATTGTtattcttctttctccttcttgaCCCATCTCTTTCACTAATGCAGCTATCTGGCGCTGAAATGTTCGGCGGCGACGTCGTGGAATTTGTCAAGCAACTCAAGCAAATTTTTCCAGATGTGGCACGCGATACTGGACCCAACATTTTGACAACAATTTGGGGCTATATAACACAGCCATGTGCTTCGCCGAAGAGTAATATCCCAGGCCTCCATTATGTAAAACAGTATCTCAACTACTACGGTTACTTACAAGATTCATACGGCAGTAGTTTCACAGATGAAATGGATCAGAACACCGTTTCCGCCATCAAACAATATCAAAAATTCTTCCGTCTCCACGACACCACCGGAAACCTCAACCAAGAGACTCTAGATCTGATTTCGCGGTTCCGCTGCGGTGTCCCGGACGGTAACCTCTTCTACTCTCTCTCTCCCCTACCAACCGTGTGTCGTGGCCTATAGAAAAAAACTGGTACTCTAACCGCCACAATCATCTCACCTACGGTTTTTACTCTCAGAGTGTGTGTGGTTGgagaaattataaataattcataGGAATTTTAAGATGGGAATATGATATTtctatgtttggttcaaagtttgaaaaaCTATTGTTAAGTAAGTTTGATTTCAGGGAATTAAAATACCATCATTTCAATTCCTACCTTTTTCTTGGATATCTTTAATTTTCATAGAAATGGAATCTTTATAACAATGTAATACTTGAATCACACACTCTCAGTTCCCAGATGACATCGTCACCgtgtttagagactcattcaaGCAGTAGTGGTCATACGCTATAACGGAGGACCTAAGCCTAACATTCAAAGAGACAAGGTACCAAAGgtgttttaaataaaataaaaccttgattaaactcaaataaaaacatGCCAAAACTAATTATACAACATTTTCTTTACCTATAACTAACTAGAGAAAATTTCACTGTTGGGAtactaaaatgatattttttttatttataaaatatataattttttttatgtttttaaaatattttttattttattttaaattttttattaactaatatcaaccttatttttgtttaaagaaataaattattttgtataaaagtattctttaataaaaattttattttttctttgattaaattttgtgattaaattttaataactaaaaaattattgaacggtattttagtagaaaaataatctaatcattaaaaaatttttaaaagatattttagtaaagaaaaatttaatcactaaaaaataatttgttaaaatatattttgataaataaaatttaatcactaaaaataaattttttgttaaaaagatacttttataaaaagtaatttatttttcttacacGTAAgttaacataaattttaaaatgggttatagaaattttttttaagttataagaaaaaatatatataaaagttataacagaaaaaaatgtatattttataaataaaaaaaaatattatttcagaAATTTTCAGAAGAGAAGAGGAGAATTTTCTCAAACTAATATATTAGTAGTTTTGATTATAAGTATTTTATATTGTATGTATTTCTTAATTGTTTGTGTATCAGTTACGTCGATGCAGATATCATGGTTGGACTCCAAAACTTCAACGACAAGATGGTGGTAGGGGTAAGCCTTATAGAACTTAGTGTGTCTAACAATGATGTTGGGTACATGCTTTTGGATGCTAATAACAAGAACTGGGCCCTTCCAAATGTGGGGTCATTGGGAACTGGTGGAATTGACTTGGGTGCTGTGGCCATGCACCAGATAGGGCATCTTATTGGGCTTTCACACTCCGGTGACAGTGAATCGGTTATGTATCCGTATATTTTGCCTGGAAACCGGAGGAAGGTGCAGCTCTCAAACGATGATATACAGCAGATCAAGCAACTTTCTTCCGCTAATGGAAATGGAAATGGAGTTGGGTCCAGTCATTGGGGATTGATTACCACATTCCTACTTGGATTTCCATGCTTGTTCCTCTTGTACTAGCTCTCTTAACCGCTACGTGTGACTCTGATTGTGTGAATGTTTTTTTAAGTTTTAGCTTTTTATTTATCGGAAAGTCATTACCTCTTTACCGTCTTGCCacatttttattagttaattgattcaaaaaatggttttattaatattttttacattttaaaatttaacaatatCTGATGCGTaaagtttttttaataaacaacaaaataaatagaataaaagaataatttttctcACGGTAATCATTTTGAATTATTTCTAGAATAAACTACTAAAATCATTCCTGATTTTCTACGAAGCACGGACATTTTACTGAGTTGTTGTGTCCGCGTGTCGGACAAATTTTGGACATGACACTCGTTCGACACgtgtgtctgctgtgtccaaaccgtgtcttaataaaaaataaaaatattcttcaCTGGACACATTTGGAcatacctaaataccatcacgtgtcagcgtgtccaatcttattcttaacatatattcttaaaataaatttagatatagtatatatttattacttattagaacaaaaaatattttaaatacttgatataattaaaataagatattaaaaataattaaaaaattaatttatattttagtatttaataaaatatcaaaataccattatgatttatctaaaaaatactttatattttatatgtatgcatgtCCCCGTGTCttctaagattttaaaattcgcgtgtcagCGTGTCttgtgtcgtgtcgtgtcccgtgtcgATGTCATAGCTGATTTTTGAAACACTGACAACCATATATTCTATTTTTGATAACGATAAAAATATAGTCAAAATATTGTAAagcacaataaaaataataaaaaaatatttttttataaatagtaaacgattattttatttgataaattttttatatatttgatttaaaattttaagaatatttttataattaacaaAGATGAAGACTGTTTTGGTCCCTAAGATTGAGCGTAAAAATCGAAACCGTCCCTCATCTAATTTTtgatttagaatcgtccttaacgtttattttcgtattaaaatcatcctttttatttttttggacaaaaataccctcaccactaccaacataattacttcctccaccaccaccaccaccaacaccaccgccacaacctccaccaacaccaccaccaacaccaacaccaccaccaacaccaccagCACTACCACCAACGCCGCCGCCGTCCCCCTCTCCCTCCCCgcctccccttccccccacccccacccccaccccgcgtcccctcccctccccctcccaGTTTTCCCTTCCccgcacccccacccccaccccgcgtcagcccccctccccgtcttcccttcccagcacccccacccccaccccgcgtcacctccccctccccccacccctcacctccacctccacctccacctccacctccacctccacctccaccagagaagcagaaacagaaagcaaaaaatcaacaaatccaacacaaatttaacacaagaagaaacagaaagcaacaaatcaacaaattcaacacaCAGTCAAATTGACAAATTCAAGCAGaaagaagcagatgcagaaggtGAATGGCGGCGGCGGCTGGGTGGTTCCTTTCCCCCACCCCCAACGCGGTGGCAGGAGCATGCATGAACGACGACGTCTTTCTCTGGTCGTGGTTCCGGCGGCGGCTCGTGGGCGGACCGGCGATGGTGGCGACAACGGTTCCTTTTCTCCCACCCCAACGCGTTTCCTTTCTCCCCCCACCCCAACGCGTTTCCTTTGCCCCCTCCCCCAaaacgtgttttttttttttttaaattttatttttttattaaaataggggtagtttaggaattaacttaaaaattttattaaaaaggacgattttaatacaaaaaaaacgtTAATGACGATTTTAATTCGAAAATTACaagagggacgatttcgattctggaCCAAAACTTTAGGGGCCAAAACCATACTTACCCCTTTCATTAACTTATTAAAAATGGAGGACGATTTtgataatttatcttatttcttaAAACATGCCCAAATGCGGAGCTCAGCTGATATAATTGAACTGATTCGGTTACATTCAACTCatcaaatttaataactaatagaGAAATTCTCCAAgcgtttttttatacaagtctttacaagtcatttatattaacGCGCTTCGAACCGTACTGCACATtttcactgcaccttcttcttcttcttgctgcacgttcttcttcctcttcctcttcctcttcttcttcttttctttcgtttcttgccttctctttctccttcttcatttacgtgcttttctctctgttttctttcttcgttattttcgatttccattattttttgacatcaagttctgaaatcgtttttgaagaagaagaagcagcagaagatgaggaggagaaagagaaagagttttgaattatgcataaggtgtacttcaacgaattttgggtgtatttcttaaatcctttgggtgtagttttgtaatcctttgggtgtatttctgtaatcttttgggtgtatttctataatcgtttgggtgtatttctgtaattctttgggtgtatttctgtaattgtttgggtgtatttctgaagtttcattatcttcaaatttggcaagaaactcgttttcatggaggaagaagaagaatagtcGTTCATAATTCATGGTGAGTAGTGCGCTTTGGAAACAGgaagtggttgaataacgtgcgtttatttactcttgaatgtggaAGTGTAATGCGTGTATTTTGTTGGACTTGtaccaacttgtaagacttgtaagccaaaaaaacTTGTACGTGTAGCAGCCCTCTAACTAATAATATGTAAGTATAGGATAAAAAAAGGGAATACTTGAAAAAGTCAATTCTCATTGTTACACTTGTACAGAGGTAAGAAacaaagaatattttaaaaataaaaaattaatttaaaataatttaaaattattttattttatttttttaattattactgttttattttataatttaatcattgttaaaataattaaataatattaaatataataaatatataattataaatacaacatttataaaattatcaatgttaaattaaataaatttttgtcTACCAGTAAAATATACGTGTTGAAGTTAGAGTAGGAGTTATATAGTCATTcttataagaagaaaattacgaatgttaaataaataaatacataaaagttaatattattttttatctatttattttataatttgctTGAAAGGAacgcttttaattttaaaaaatagagaggtataaaatatatattgaatttgTATACATGAGAAGTgggatttttaaataaataaaataaatataaaaattatgtatttaaatGCATTtagaaaaaattacatttttctcTTTACTACTTCTCTCAAGGTATCTAGATTGCTTAAGAGATACGTTTATATTTAGTTTAAAAGACGTATGTCATTAGCATTAAAAACGAGATACATTTAAAATAAgggtta
Encoded here:
- the LOC112750096 gene encoding metalloendoproteinase 2-MMP — encoded protein: MKRHLLTLLFFFLLLDPSLSLMQLSGAEMFGGDVVEFVKQLKQIFPDVARDTGPNILTTIWGYITQPCASPKSNIPGLHYVKQYLNYYGYLQDSYGSSFTDEMDQNTVSAIKQYQKFFRLHDTTGNLNQETLDLISRFRCGVPDDIMVGLQNFNDKMVVGVSLIELSVSNNDVGYMLLDANNKNWALPNVGSLGTGGIDLGAVAMHQIGHLIGLSHSGDSESVMYPYILPGNRRKVQLSNDDIQQIKQLSSANGNGNGVGSSHWGLITTFLLGFPCLFLLY